The following are encoded together in the Brassica napus cultivar Da-Ae chromosome A9, Da-Ae, whole genome shotgun sequence genome:
- the LOC106362854 gene encoding splicing factor U2af large subunit B-like isoform X13, whose translation MIALVLAGQVPSVLATPNIPGMFHNVLAMVPNQQLGALPLLPVQAMTQQATRHARRVYVGGLPPTANEQSVATFFSQVMSAVGGNTAGPGDAVVNVYINHEKKFAFVEMRSVEEASNAMALDGIILEGVPVKVKRPTDYNPSLAAALGPSQPNPNLNLAAVGFSSGSTGGLEGPDRLFVGGVPYYLTEDQIRELLESFGPLRGFNLVKDRETGNSMGYAFCVFQDPSVTDIACAALNGIKMGNKTLTVRRAVQGAIQPKPEQEDILLHAQQQIALQRLMLQPGGTPTKIVCLTQVVTANVLGDDKEYEDIMEDMRLEGGKFGNLVNVVIPRPNADHDSQPGVGKVFLEYADLDGAAKARSGMNGRKFDGNQVVAVYYPENKYAQGDYEAC comes from the exons ATGATTGCTCTTGTTCTAGCAGGCCAGGTTCCTAGTGTGCTAGCTACTCCTAATATTCCAGGGATGTTCCACAACGTGCTCGCAATGGTCCCTAATCAG CAACTGGGAGCGCTTCCTTTATTGCCAGTTCAGGCAATGACTCAGCAG GCAACTAGGCATGCTAGACGAGTCTATGTTGGTGGCCTTCCACCCACTGCAAATGAACAG TCTGTTGCAACATTCTTTAGCCAAGTGATGTCAGCGGTTGGGGGAAACACTGCTGGGCCAG GCGATGCGGTGGTGAATGTTTATATaaaccatgaaaagaagttcgCCTTTGTGGAGATGAGATCTGTTGAGGAGGCTAGTAATGCAATGGCATTAGACGGAATTATATTAGAG GGGGTTCCTGTAAAGGTGAAGAGGCCTACTGACTATAATCCATCCCTTGCTGCAGCTCTTGGTCCGAGCCAGCCTAATCCCAATCTCAACTTGGCGGCTGTTGGATTTTCCTCGGGGTCTACTGGTGGGCTTGAGGGTCCGGACCGCTTATTTGTGGGTGGGGTTCCCTATTACTTGACAGAGGATCAGATCAGGGAGCTCTTAGAGTCCTTTGGGCCGCTAAGAGGTTTCAACTTGGTCAAAGACAGGGAAACCGGAAACTCGATGGGCTATGCATTCTGTGTATTCCAGGATCCTTCAGTCACAGATATTGCATGTGCTGCTCTAAACGGGATTAAGATGGGCAATAAGACACTTACAGTGAGGCGTGCAGTCCAAG GTGCGATTCAACCTAAGCCTGAGCAAGAAGATATATTACTTCATGCCCAACAGCAGATTGCTTTGCAG AGGCTTATGCTACAGCCAGGAGGCACGCCCACCAAGATTGTATGTTTGACTCAAGTGGTTACAGCTAATGTTCTTGGGGACGATAAAGAATATGAAGACATAATGGAGGACATGAGACTGGAAGGTGGGAAATTCG GTAACTTGGTGAATGTTGTGATTCCGAGGCCCAATGCGGATCATGATTCACAACCAGGAGTTGGGAAG GTTTTCTTAGAGTATGCGGATTTGGACGGCGCAGCAAAGGCAAGATCTGGGATGAATGGAAGAAAGTTTGATGGAAACCAAGTGGTAGCTGTGTATTACCCCGAAAACAAGTATGCACAAGGCGACTACGAAGCCTGCTGA
- the LOC106362854 gene encoding splicing factor U2af large subunit B-like isoform X15 — MAGQVPSVLATPNIPGMFHNVLAMVPNQQLGALPLLPVQAMTQQATRHARRVYVGGLPPTANEQSVATFFSQVMSAVGGNTAGPGDAVVNVYINHEKKFAFVEMRSVEEASNAMALDGIILEGVPVKVKRPTDYNPSLAAALGPSQPNPNLNLAAVGFSSGSTGGLEGPDRLFVGGVPYYLTEDQIRELLESFGPLRGFNLVKDRETGNSMGYAFCVFQDPSVTDIACAALNGIKMGNKTLTVRRAVQGAIQPKPEQEDILLHAQQQIALQRLMLQPGGTPTKIVCLTQVVTANVLGDDKEYEDIMEDMRLEGGKFGNLVNVVIPRPNADHDSQPGVGKVFLEYADLDGAAKARSGMNGRKFDGNQVVAVYYPENKYAQGDYEAC, encoded by the exons ATGG CAGGCCAGGTTCCTAGTGTGCTAGCTACTCCTAATATTCCAGGGATGTTCCACAACGTGCTCGCAATGGTCCCTAATCAG CAACTGGGAGCGCTTCCTTTATTGCCAGTTCAGGCAATGACTCAGCAG GCAACTAGGCATGCTAGACGAGTCTATGTTGGTGGCCTTCCACCCACTGCAAATGAACAG TCTGTTGCAACATTCTTTAGCCAAGTGATGTCAGCGGTTGGGGGAAACACTGCTGGGCCAG GCGATGCGGTGGTGAATGTTTATATaaaccatgaaaagaagttcgCCTTTGTGGAGATGAGATCTGTTGAGGAGGCTAGTAATGCAATGGCATTAGACGGAATTATATTAGAG GGGGTTCCTGTAAAGGTGAAGAGGCCTACTGACTATAATCCATCCCTTGCTGCAGCTCTTGGTCCGAGCCAGCCTAATCCCAATCTCAACTTGGCGGCTGTTGGATTTTCCTCGGGGTCTACTGGTGGGCTTGAGGGTCCGGACCGCTTATTTGTGGGTGGGGTTCCCTATTACTTGACAGAGGATCAGATCAGGGAGCTCTTAGAGTCCTTTGGGCCGCTAAGAGGTTTCAACTTGGTCAAAGACAGGGAAACCGGAAACTCGATGGGCTATGCATTCTGTGTATTCCAGGATCCTTCAGTCACAGATATTGCATGTGCTGCTCTAAACGGGATTAAGATGGGCAATAAGACACTTACAGTGAGGCGTGCAGTCCAAG GTGCGATTCAACCTAAGCCTGAGCAAGAAGATATATTACTTCATGCCCAACAGCAGATTGCTTTGCAG AGGCTTATGCTACAGCCAGGAGGCACGCCCACCAAGATTGTATGTTTGACTCAAGTGGTTACAGCTAATGTTCTTGGGGACGATAAAGAATATGAAGACATAATGGAGGACATGAGACTGGAAGGTGGGAAATTCG GTAACTTGGTGAATGTTGTGATTCCGAGGCCCAATGCGGATCATGATTCACAACCAGGAGTTGGGAAG GTTTTCTTAGAGTATGCGGATTTGGACGGCGCAGCAAAGGCAAGATCTGGGATGAATGGAAGAAAGTTTGATGGAAACCAAGTGGTAGCTGTGTATTACCCCGAAAACAAGTATGCACAAGGCGACTACGAAGCCTGCTGA
- the LOC106362854 gene encoding splicing factor U2af large subunit B-like isoform X5 translates to MIIITQEVEGGGLAIERERRDAGDIHALDREPALNVGQGLNVDHVHGQGHAPRGEYPYVSRGFNLCEFKRVSGFDMPPPSSAMLAPTTVAAAAGQVPSVLATPNIPGMFHNVLAMVPNQQLGALPLLPVQAMTQQATRHARRVYVGGLPPTANEQSVATFFSQVMSAVGGNTAGPGDAVVNVYINHEKKFAFVEMRSVEEASNAMALDGIILEGVPVKVKRPTDYNPSLAAALGPSQPNPNLNLAAVGFSSGSTGGLEGPDRLFVGGIPYYLTEDQIRELLESFGPLRGFNLVKDRETGNSMGYAFCVFQDPSVTDIACAALNGIKMGNKTLTVRRAVQGAIQPKPEQEDILLHAQQQIALQRLMLQPGGTPTKIVCLTQVVTANVLGDDKEYEDIMEDMRLEGGKFGNLVNVVIPRPNADHDSQPGVGKVFLEYADLDGAAKARSGMNGRKFDGNQVVAVYYPENKYAQGDYEAC, encoded by the exons ATGATCATCATCACACAAGAAGTCGAAG GAGGAGGTCTCGcgatcgagagagagaggagagacgcCGGCGACATTCACGCTCTCGATCGAGAACCCGCTCTGAACGTAGGTCAAGGTCTGAACGTAGATCACGTTCACGGTCAAGGACACGCTCCAAGAGGAGAGTATCCATACGTGTCTCGAGGGTTTAATCTTTGTGAATT CAAGAGGGTAAGTGGATTCGATATGCCGCCCCCTTCTTCTGCAATGTTAGCTCCTACTACCGTTGCTGCAGCAG CAGGCCAGGTTCCTAGTGTGCTAGCTACTCCTAATATTCCAGGGATGTTCCACAACGTGCTCGCAATGGTCCCTAATCAG CAACTGGGAGCGCTTCCTTTATTGCCAGTTCAGGCAATGACTCAGCAG GCAACTAGGCATGCTAGACGAGTCTATGTTGGTGGCCTTCCACCCACTGCAAATGAACAG TCTGTTGCAACATTCTTTAGCCAAGTGATGTCAGCGGTTGGGGGAAACACTGCTGGGCCAG GCGATGCGGTGGTGAATGTTTATATaaaccatgaaaagaagttcgCCTTTGTGGAGATGAGATCTGTTGAGGAGGCTAGTAATGCAATGGCATTAGACGGAATTATATTAGAG GGGGTTCCTGTAAAGGTGAAGAGGCCTACTGACTATAACCCATCCCTTGCTGCAGCTCTTGGTCCGAGCCAGCCTAATCCCAATCTCAACTTGGCGGCTGTTGGATTTTCCTCGGGGTCTACTGGTGGGCTTGAGGGTCCGGACCGCTTATTTGTGGGTGGGATTCCTTATTACTTGACAGAGGATCAGATCAGGGAGCTCTTGGAGTCCTTTGGGCCGCTAAGAGGTTTCAACTTGGTTAAAGACAGGGAAACTGGAAACTCGATGGGATATGCATTCTGTGTATTCCAGGATCCTTCAGTCACAGATATTGCATGTGCTGCTCTAAACGGGATTAAGATGGGCAATAAGACACTTACGGTGAGGCGTGCAGTCCAAGGTGCGATTCAACCTAAGCCTGAGCAAGAAGATATATTACTTCATGCCCAACAGCAGATTGCTTTGCAG AGGCTTATGCTACAGCCAGGAGGCACGCCCACCAAGATTGTATGTTTGACTCAAGTGGTTACAGCTAATGTTCTTGGGGACGATAAAGAATATGAAGACATAATGGAGGACATGAGACTGGAAGGTGGGAAATTCG GTAACTTGGTGAATGTTGTGATTCCGAGGCCCAATGCGGATCATGATTCACAACCAGGAGTTGGGAAG GTTTTCTTAGAGTATGCGGATTTGGACGGCGCAGCAAAGGCAAGATCTGGGATGAATGGAAGAAAGTTTGATGGAAACCAAGTGGTAGCTGTGTATTACCCCGAAAACAAGTATGCACAAGGCGACTACGAAGCCTGCTGA
- the LOC106362854 gene encoding splicing factor U2af large subunit B-like isoform X6: MIIITQEVEGGGLAIERERRDTRDVHALDREPALNVGQGLNVDHVHGQGHAPRGEYPYVSRGFNLCEFKRVSGFDMPPPSSAMLAPTTVAAAAGQVPSVLATPNIPGMFHNVLAMVPNQQLGALPLLPVQAMTQQATRHARRVYVGGLPPTANEQSVATFFSQVMSAVGGNTAGPGDAVVNVYINHEKKFAFVEMRSVEEASNAMALDGIILEGVPVKVKRPTDYNPSLAAALGPSQPNPNLNLAAVGFSSGSTGGLEGPDRLFVGGVPYYLTEDQIRELLESFGPLRGFNLVKDRETGNSMGYAFCVFQDPSVTDIACAALNGIKMGNKTLTVRRAVQGAIQPKPEQEDILLHAQQQIALQRLMLQPGGTPTKIVCLTQVVTANVLGDDKEYEDIMEDMRLEGGKFGNLVNVVIPRPNADHDSQPGVGKVFLEYADLDGAAKARSGMNGRKFDGNQVVAVYYPENKYAQGDYEAC, from the exons ATGATCATCATCACACAAGAAGTCGAAG GAGGAGGTCTCGcgatcgagagagagaggagagacaCACGCGACGTTCACGCTCTCGATCGAGAACCCGCTCTGAACGTAGGTCAAGGTCTGAACGTAGATCACGTTCACGGTCAAGGACACGCTCCAAGAG GAGAGTATCCATACGTGTCTCGAGGGTTTAATCTTTGTGAATT CAAGAGGGTAAGTGGATTCGATATGCCGCCCCCTTCTTCTGCAATGTTAGCTCCTACTACCGTTGCTGCAGCAG CAGGCCAGGTTCCTAGTGTGCTAGCTACTCCTAATATTCCAGGGATGTTCCACAACGTGCTCGCAATGGTCCCTAATCAG CAACTGGGAGCGCTTCCTTTATTGCCAGTTCAGGCAATGACTCAGCAG GCAACTAGGCATGCTAGACGAGTCTATGTTGGTGGCCTTCCACCCACTGCAAATGAACAG TCTGTTGCAACATTCTTTAGCCAAGTGATGTCAGCGGTTGGGGGAAACACTGCTGGGCCAG GCGATGCGGTGGTGAATGTTTATATaaaccatgaaaagaagttcgCCTTTGTGGAGATGAGATCTGTTGAGGAGGCTAGTAATGCAATGGCATTAGACGGAATTATATTAGAG GGGGTTCCTGTAAAGGTGAAGAGGCCTACTGACTATAATCCATCCCTTGCTGCAGCTCTTGGTCCGAGCCAGCCTAATCCCAATCTCAACTTGGCGGCTGTTGGATTTTCCTCGGGGTCTACTGGTGGGCTTGAGGGTCCGGACCGCTTATTTGTGGGTGGGGTTCCCTATTACTTGACAGAGGATCAGATCAGGGAGCTCTTAGAGTCCTTTGGGCCGCTAAGAGGTTTCAACTTGGTCAAAGACAGGGAAACCGGAAACTCGATGGGCTATGCATTCTGTGTATTCCAGGATCCTTCAGTCACAGATATTGCATGTGCTGCTCTAAACGGGATTAAGATGGGCAATAAGACACTTACAGTGAGGCGTGCAGTCCAAG GTGCGATTCAACCTAAGCCTGAGCAAGAAGATATATTACTTCATGCCCAACAGCAGATTGCTTTGCAG AGGCTTATGCTACAGCCAGGAGGCACGCCCACCAAGATTGTATGTTTGACTCAAGTGGTTACAGCTAATGTTCTTGGGGACGATAAAGAATATGAAGACATAATGGAGGACATGAGACTGGAAGGTGGGAAATTCG GTAACTTGGTGAATGTTGTGATTCCGAGGCCCAATGCGGATCATGATTCACAACCAGGAGTTGGGAAG GTTTTCTTAGAGTATGCGGATTTGGACGGCGCAGCAAAGGCAAGATCTGGGATGAATGGAAGAAAGTTTGATGGAAACCAAGTGGTAGCTGTGTATTACCCCGAAAACAAGTATGCACAAGGCGACTACGAAGCCTGCTGA
- the LOC106362854 gene encoding splicing factor U2af large subunit B-like isoform X3, with the protein MSYDEANGDENNNEDENCVALESSPFNSLGGEHSKSRDVENESSRSRDRGRNSRDRDREVDRHRRDRHSRERSERDDHHHTRSRRRRSRDREREERRRRHSRSRSRTRSERRSRSERRSRSRSRTRSKSKRVSGFDMPPPSSAMLAPTTVAAAAGQVPSVLATPNIPGMFHNVLAMVPNQQLGALPLLPVQAMTQQATRHARRVYVGGLPPTANEQSVATFFSQVMSAVGGNTAGPGDAVVNVYINHEKKFAFVEMRSVEEASNAMALDGIILEGVPVKVKRPTDYNPSLAAALGPSQPNPNLNLAAVGFSSGSTGGLEGPDRLFVGGIPYYLTEDQIRELLESFGPLRGFNLVKDRETGNSMGYAFCVFQDPSVTDIACAALNGIKMGNKTLTVRRAVQGAIQPKPEQEDILLHAQQQIALQRLMLQPGGTPTKIVCLTQVVTANVLGDDKEYEDIMEDMRLEGGKFGNLVNVVIPRPNADHDSQPGVGKVFLEYADLDGAAKARSGMNGRKFDGNQVVAVYYPENKYAQGDYEAC; encoded by the exons ATGAGTTACGACGAAGCTAACGGAGATGAAAACAACAACGAAGACGAGAATTGCGTAGCTCTGGAGAGCTCGCCTTTCAATTCTCTTGGTGGCGAACACTCCAAGTCTCGA GATGTTGAAAATGAATCTTCAAGAAGCAGGGACAGAGGCAGGAATAGCAGAGATAGAGATAGGGAGGTAGACCGCCATCGAAGGGATCGTCATAGCAGAGAACGTAGTGAGAGAGATGATCATCATCACACAAGAAGTCGAAG GAGGAGGTCTCGcgatcgagagagagaggagagacgcCGGCGACATTCACGCTCTCGATCGAGAACCCGCTCTGAACGTAGGTCAAGGTCTGAACGTAGATCACGTTCACGGTCAAGGACACGCTCCAAGAG CAAGAGGGTAAGTGGATTCGATATGCCGCCCCCTTCTTCTGCAATGTTAGCTCCTACTACCGTTGCTGCAGCAG CAGGCCAGGTTCCTAGTGTGCTAGCTACTCCTAATATTCCAGGGATGTTCCACAACGTGCTCGCAATGGTCCCTAATCAG CAACTGGGAGCGCTTCCTTTATTGCCAGTTCAGGCAATGACTCAGCAG GCAACTAGGCATGCTAGACGAGTCTATGTTGGTGGCCTTCCACCCACTGCAAATGAACAG TCTGTTGCAACATTCTTTAGCCAAGTGATGTCAGCGGTTGGGGGAAACACTGCTGGGCCAG GCGATGCGGTGGTGAATGTTTATATaaaccatgaaaagaagttcgCCTTTGTGGAGATGAGATCTGTTGAGGAGGCTAGTAATGCAATGGCATTAGACGGAATTATATTAGAG GGGGTTCCTGTAAAGGTGAAGAGGCCTACTGACTATAACCCATCCCTTGCTGCAGCTCTTGGTCCGAGCCAGCCTAATCCCAATCTCAACTTGGCGGCTGTTGGATTTTCCTCGGGGTCTACTGGTGGGCTTGAGGGTCCGGACCGCTTATTTGTGGGTGGGATTCCTTATTACTTGACAGAGGATCAGATCAGGGAGCTCTTGGAGTCCTTTGGGCCGCTAAGAGGTTTCAACTTGGTTAAAGACAGGGAAACTGGAAACTCGATGGGATATGCATTCTGTGTATTCCAGGATCCTTCAGTCACAGATATTGCATGTGCTGCTCTAAACGGGATTAAGATGGGCAATAAGACACTTACGGTGAGGCGTGCAGTCCAAGGTGCGATTCAACCTAAGCCTGAGCAAGAAGATATATTACTTCATGCCCAACAGCAGATTGCTTTGCAG AGGCTTATGCTACAGCCAGGAGGCACGCCCACCAAGATTGTATGTTTGACTCAAGTGGTTACAGCTAATGTTCTTGGGGACGATAAAGAATATGAAGACATAATGGAGGACATGAGACTGGAAGGTGGGAAATTCG GTAACTTGGTGAATGTTGTGATTCCGAGGCCCAATGCGGATCATGATTCACAACCAGGAGTTGGGAAG GTTTTCTTAGAGTATGCGGATTTGGACGGCGCAGCAAAGGCAAGATCTGGGATGAATGGAAGAAAGTTTGATGGAAACCAAGTGGTAGCTGTGTATTACCCCGAAAACAAGTATGCACAAGGCGACTACGAAGCCTGCTGA
- the LOC106362854 gene encoding splicing factor U2af large subunit B-like isoform X17, with protein MGQVPSVLATPNIPGMFHNVLAMVPNQQLGALPLLPVQAMTQQATRHARRVYVGGLPPTANEQSVATFFSQVMSAVGGNTAGPGDAVVNVYINHEKKFAFVEMRSVEEASNAMALDGIILEGVPVKVKRPTDYNPSLAAALGPSQPNPNLNLAAVGFSSGSTGGLEGPDRLFVGGVPYYLTEDQIRELLESFGPLRGFNLVKDRETGNSMGYAFCVFQDPSVTDIACAALNGIKMGNKTLTVRRAVQGAIQPKPEQEDILLHAQQQIALQRLMLQPGGTPTKIVCLTQVVTANVLGDDKEYEDIMEDMRLEGGKFGNLVNVVIPRPNADHDSQPGVGKVFLEYADLDGAAKARSGMNGRKFDGNQVVAVYYPENKYAQGDYEAC; from the exons ATGG GCCAGGTTCCTAGTGTGCTAGCTACTCCTAATATTCCAGGGATGTTCCACAACGTGCTCGCAATGGTCCCTAATCAG CAACTGGGAGCGCTTCCTTTATTGCCAGTTCAGGCAATGACTCAGCAG GCAACTAGGCATGCTAGACGAGTCTATGTTGGTGGCCTTCCACCCACTGCAAATGAACAG TCTGTTGCAACATTCTTTAGCCAAGTGATGTCAGCGGTTGGGGGAAACACTGCTGGGCCAG GCGATGCGGTGGTGAATGTTTATATaaaccatgaaaagaagttcgCCTTTGTGGAGATGAGATCTGTTGAGGAGGCTAGTAATGCAATGGCATTAGACGGAATTATATTAGAG GGGGTTCCTGTAAAGGTGAAGAGGCCTACTGACTATAATCCATCCCTTGCTGCAGCTCTTGGTCCGAGCCAGCCTAATCCCAATCTCAACTTGGCGGCTGTTGGATTTTCCTCGGGGTCTACTGGTGGGCTTGAGGGTCCGGACCGCTTATTTGTGGGTGGGGTTCCCTATTACTTGACAGAGGATCAGATCAGGGAGCTCTTAGAGTCCTTTGGGCCGCTAAGAGGTTTCAACTTGGTCAAAGACAGGGAAACCGGAAACTCGATGGGCTATGCATTCTGTGTATTCCAGGATCCTTCAGTCACAGATATTGCATGTGCTGCTCTAAACGGGATTAAGATGGGCAATAAGACACTTACAGTGAGGCGTGCAGTCCAAG GTGCGATTCAACCTAAGCCTGAGCAAGAAGATATATTACTTCATGCCCAACAGCAGATTGCTTTGCAG AGGCTTATGCTACAGCCAGGAGGCACGCCCACCAAGATTGTATGTTTGACTCAAGTGGTTACAGCTAATGTTCTTGGGGACGATAAAGAATATGAAGACATAATGGAGGACATGAGACTGGAAGGTGGGAAATTCG GTAACTTGGTGAATGTTGTGATTCCGAGGCCCAATGCGGATCATGATTCACAACCAGGAGTTGGGAAG GTTTTCTTAGAGTATGCGGATTTGGACGGCGCAGCAAAGGCAAGATCTGGGATGAATGGAAGAAAGTTTGATGGAAACCAAGTGGTAGCTGTGTATTACCCCGAAAACAAGTATGCACAAGGCGACTACGAAGCCTGCTGA
- the LOC106362854 gene encoding splicing factor U2af large subunit B-like isoform X19: MFHNVLAMVPNQQLGALPLLPVQAMTQQATRHARRVYVGGLPPTANEQSVATFFSQVMSAVGGNTAGPGDAVVNVYINHEKKFAFVEMRSVEEASNAMALDGIILEGVPVKVKRPTDYNPSLAAALGPSQPNPNLNLAAVGFSSGSTGGLEGPDRLFVGGVPYYLTEDQIRELLESFGPLRGFNLVKDRETGNSMGYAFCVFQDPSVTDIACAALNGIKMGNKTLTVRRAVQGAIQPKPEQEDILLHAQQQIALQRLMLQPGGTPTKIVCLTQVVTANVLGDDKEYEDIMEDMRLEGGKFGNLVNVVIPRPNADHDSQPGVGKVFLEYADLDGAAKARSGMNGRKFDGNQVVAVYYPENKYAQGDYEAC, encoded by the exons ATGTTCCACAACGTGCTCGCAATGGTCCCTAATCAG CAACTGGGAGCGCTTCCTTTATTGCCAGTTCAGGCAATGACTCAGCAG GCAACTAGGCATGCTAGACGAGTCTATGTTGGTGGCCTTCCACCCACTGCAAATGAACAG TCTGTTGCAACATTCTTTAGCCAAGTGATGTCAGCGGTTGGGGGAAACACTGCTGGGCCAG GCGATGCGGTGGTGAATGTTTATATaaaccatgaaaagaagttcgCCTTTGTGGAGATGAGATCTGTTGAGGAGGCTAGTAATGCAATGGCATTAGACGGAATTATATTAGAG GGGGTTCCTGTAAAGGTGAAGAGGCCTACTGACTATAATCCATCCCTTGCTGCAGCTCTTGGTCCGAGCCAGCCTAATCCCAATCTCAACTTGGCGGCTGTTGGATTTTCCTCGGGGTCTACTGGTGGGCTTGAGGGTCCGGACCGCTTATTTGTGGGTGGGGTTCCCTATTACTTGACAGAGGATCAGATCAGGGAGCTCTTAGAGTCCTTTGGGCCGCTAAGAGGTTTCAACTTGGTCAAAGACAGGGAAACCGGAAACTCGATGGGCTATGCATTCTGTGTATTCCAGGATCCTTCAGTCACAGATATTGCATGTGCTGCTCTAAACGGGATTAAGATGGGCAATAAGACACTTACAGTGAGGCGTGCAGTCCAAG GTGCGATTCAACCTAAGCCTGAGCAAGAAGATATATTACTTCATGCCCAACAGCAGATTGCTTTGCAG AGGCTTATGCTACAGCCAGGAGGCACGCCCACCAAGATTGTATGTTTGACTCAAGTGGTTACAGCTAATGTTCTTGGGGACGATAAAGAATATGAAGACATAATGGAGGACATGAGACTGGAAGGTGGGAAATTCG GTAACTTGGTGAATGTTGTGATTCCGAGGCCCAATGCGGATCATGATTCACAACCAGGAGTTGGGAAG GTTTTCTTAGAGTATGCGGATTTGGACGGCGCAGCAAAGGCAAGATCTGGGATGAATGGAAGAAAGTTTGATGGAAACCAAGTGGTAGCTGTGTATTACCCCGAAAACAAGTATGCACAAGGCGACTACGAAGCCTGCTGA
- the LOC106362854 gene encoding splicing factor U2af large subunit B-like isoform X8, producing the protein MIIITQEVEGGGLAIERERRDTRDVHALDREPALNVGQGLNVDHVHGQGHAPRGEYPYVSRGFNLCEFKRVSGFDMPPPSSAMLAPTTVAAAGQVPSVLATPNIPGMFHNVLAMVPNQQLGALPLLPVQAMTQQATRHARRVYVGGLPPTANEQSVATFFSQVMSAVGGNTAGPGDAVVNVYINHEKKFAFVEMRSVEEASNAMALDGIILEGVPVKVKRPTDYNPSLAAALGPSQPNPNLNLAAVGFSSGSTGGLEGPDRLFVGGVPYYLTEDQIRELLESFGPLRGFNLVKDRETGNSMGYAFCVFQDPSVTDIACAALNGIKMGNKTLTVRRAVQGAIQPKPEQEDILLHAQQQIALQRLMLQPGGTPTKIVCLTQVVTANVLGDDKEYEDIMEDMRLEGGKFGNLVNVVIPRPNADHDSQPGVGKVFLEYADLDGAAKARSGMNGRKFDGNQVVAVYYPENKYAQGDYEAC; encoded by the exons ATGATCATCATCACACAAGAAGTCGAAG GAGGAGGTCTCGcgatcgagagagagaggagagacaCACGCGACGTTCACGCTCTCGATCGAGAACCCGCTCTGAACGTAGGTCAAGGTCTGAACGTAGATCACGTTCACGGTCAAGGACACGCTCCAAGAG GAGAGTATCCATACGTGTCTCGAGGGTTTAATCTTTGTGAATT CAAGAGGGTAAGTGGATTCGATATGCCGCCCCCTTCTTCTGCAATGTTAGCTCCTACTACCGTTGCTGCAGCAG GCCAGGTTCCTAGTGTGCTAGCTACTCCTAATATTCCAGGGATGTTCCACAACGTGCTCGCAATGGTCCCTAATCAG CAACTGGGAGCGCTTCCTTTATTGCCAGTTCAGGCAATGACTCAGCAG GCAACTAGGCATGCTAGACGAGTCTATGTTGGTGGCCTTCCACCCACTGCAAATGAACAG TCTGTTGCAACATTCTTTAGCCAAGTGATGTCAGCGGTTGGGGGAAACACTGCTGGGCCAG GCGATGCGGTGGTGAATGTTTATATaaaccatgaaaagaagttcgCCTTTGTGGAGATGAGATCTGTTGAGGAGGCTAGTAATGCAATGGCATTAGACGGAATTATATTAGAG GGGGTTCCTGTAAAGGTGAAGAGGCCTACTGACTATAATCCATCCCTTGCTGCAGCTCTTGGTCCGAGCCAGCCTAATCCCAATCTCAACTTGGCGGCTGTTGGATTTTCCTCGGGGTCTACTGGTGGGCTTGAGGGTCCGGACCGCTTATTTGTGGGTGGGGTTCCCTATTACTTGACAGAGGATCAGATCAGGGAGCTCTTAGAGTCCTTTGGGCCGCTAAGAGGTTTCAACTTGGTCAAAGACAGGGAAACCGGAAACTCGATGGGCTATGCATTCTGTGTATTCCAGGATCCTTCAGTCACAGATATTGCATGTGCTGCTCTAAACGGGATTAAGATGGGCAATAAGACACTTACAGTGAGGCGTGCAGTCCAAG GTGCGATTCAACCTAAGCCTGAGCAAGAAGATATATTACTTCATGCCCAACAGCAGATTGCTTTGCAG AGGCTTATGCTACAGCCAGGAGGCACGCCCACCAAGATTGTATGTTTGACTCAAGTGGTTACAGCTAATGTTCTTGGGGACGATAAAGAATATGAAGACATAATGGAGGACATGAGACTGGAAGGTGGGAAATTCG GTAACTTGGTGAATGTTGTGATTCCGAGGCCCAATGCGGATCATGATTCACAACCAGGAGTTGGGAAG GTTTTCTTAGAGTATGCGGATTTGGACGGCGCAGCAAAGGCAAGATCTGGGATGAATGGAAGAAAGTTTGATGGAAACCAAGTGGTAGCTGTGTATTACCCCGAAAACAAGTATGCACAAGGCGACTACGAAGCCTGCTGA